The following proteins are encoded in a genomic region of Galbibacter sp. BG1:
- the lpdA gene encoding dihydrolipoyl dehydrogenase has product MSKYDVIVLGSGPGGYVTAIRASQLGFKTAVVEKENLGGVCLNWGCIPTKALLKSAQVFEYLKHADDYGIKVSDVDKDFEAVVKRSRGVADGMSKGVQFLMKKNKIDVIEGFGKLKSGKKIDVKDKDGKTTEYSADHIIIATGARSRELPSLPQDGKKVIGYREAMTLPEQPKKMIVVGSGAIGIEFAYFYNSMGTEVTVVEYLPNIVPVEDEDVSKQLERSFKKAGVKIKTSAEVTKVDTSGDGVKATIKTKKGEEVLEADIVLSAVGIKTNIENIGLEDVGIATDRDKILVNDYYQTNIPGYYAIGDVTPGQALAHVASAEGILCVEKIAGMHVEALDYGNIPGCTYCMPEVASVGLTEKQAKEKGYDIKVGKFPFSASGKAKASGTPDGFVKVIFDAKYGEWLGCHMIGAGVTDMIAEAVVARKLETTGHEVLKAVHPHPTMSEAVMEAVAAAYDEVIHI; this is encoded by the coding sequence ATGAGTAAATACGATGTAATCGTTTTAGGAAGTGGACCTGGTGGATATGTTACCGCTATTCGCGCATCGCAGTTGGGTTTTAAGACCGCTGTTGTTGAAAAAGAAAACCTAGGAGGTGTATGTTTAAACTGGGGATGTATCCCTACAAAAGCCCTTTTAAAATCGGCTCAAGTATTCGAATATTTAAAGCATGCAGACGATTACGGTATTAAAGTAAGTGACGTAGATAAAGACTTTGAAGCCGTTGTAAAAAGAAGCCGTGGGGTTGCCGACGGCATGAGCAAGGGAGTTCAGTTTTTAATGAAGAAAAATAAAATCGATGTTATTGAAGGTTTTGGGAAGCTAAAATCGGGTAAGAAGATCGATGTTAAAGATAAAGACGGAAAAACTACAGAATACAGCGCAGACCACATTATAATCGCCACTGGAGCCCGCTCTAGGGAACTGCCAAGCTTACCTCAAGACGGTAAGAAGGTTATTGGTTACCGCGAAGCGATGACCCTTCCAGAGCAACCTAAAAAAATGATCGTGGTTGGAAGTGGAGCTATCGGGATTGAGTTTGCCTATTTCTATAACTCTATGGGAACGGAAGTAACCGTAGTTGAGTATTTGCCTAATATCGTTCCGGTAGAAGACGAAGATGTTTCCAAACAATTGGAGCGTAGTTTTAAAAAAGCCGGTGTAAAAATTAAAACCTCTGCAGAGGTAACCAAAGTAGATACTTCTGGCGATGGCGTTAAGGCCACTATTAAAACCAAAAAAGGCGAGGAAGTTTTAGAGGCCGATATCGTGCTTTCTGCGGTAGGTATTAAAACCAATATCGAAAACATCGGTTTAGAGGATGTAGGTATTGCTACCGATAGAGATAAAATTCTAGTAAACGATTATTACCAAACCAACATACCAGGATATTACGCTATTGGAGACGTAACTCCCGGGCAGGCTTTGGCACACGTTGCTTCTGCGGAAGGAATTCTTTGTGTGGAAAAAATAGCAGGAATGCATGTGGAAGCACTAGACTATGGAAACATTCCAGGGTGTACCTATTGTATGCCAGAGGTTGCTTCTGTAGGTCTCACCGAAAAACAAGCAAAAGAAAAAGGGTACGATATTAAAGTTGGTAAGTTTCCATTTTCTGCCAGTGGTAAGGCAAAAGCTTCTGGAACCCCAGACGGATTTGTAAAGGTGATTTTTGATGCCAAATATGGAGAATGGTTAGGTTGCCATATGATTGGTGCCGGAGTAACCGATATGATTGCTGAGGCTGTGGTAGCTAGAAAACTGGAAACTACAGGACACGAAGTATTAAAAGCAGTACACCCACACCCAACGATGAGTGAGGCGGTGATGGAAGCTGTGGCTGCCGCTTATGATGAGGTGATTCATATTTAA
- a CDS encoding diphthine--ammonia ligase codes for MPNKTYFNWSTGKDSALALYKMQEQSAFNIDLLVTTVNSDLNRVSMHGLRNDLLFKQAESIGIPLKTIELSGDVSMKTYDKVMKTAMNELQQESYTHTVFGDIFLEDLKKYRESKLGEVGIKPVFPLWKMDTKKLMEEFLDLGFKAIIVSVNAKLLDESFVGKVIDKKFIEELPEGVDVCGENGEFHTFVFDGPIFKKPVNFEIGEKILKSYSPSKNQDDSCFQDDDEITWDTSFWYCDLVG; via the coding sequence ATGCCCAATAAAACCTATTTCAACTGGAGCACGGGGAAGGACAGTGCTTTGGCATTGTATAAAATGCAAGAACAATCAGCTTTTAATATAGACCTTTTAGTAACTACGGTAAATTCTGACCTTAACCGGGTTTCTATGCATGGTTTGCGAAACGATTTATTATTCAAACAAGCTGAAAGCATTGGTATTCCGCTTAAAACAATTGAGTTATCAGGCGATGTATCAATGAAAACTTATGACAAGGTTATGAAAACTGCCATGAACGAATTACAGCAAGAAAGCTACACGCATACGGTATTTGGAGATATCTTTTTAGAGGATTTAAAAAAATACCGGGAATCTAAATTGGGGGAAGTAGGCATAAAACCAGTATTTCCATTATGGAAAATGGATACCAAAAAACTAATGGAAGAATTTTTAGATTTGGGCTTTAAAGCCATTATTGTAAGTGTTAATGCAAAACTTTTGGACGAATCATTTGTAGGAAAGGTAATCGATAAAAAATTTATAGAGGAATTACCCGAGGGGGTAGATGTCTGCGGGGAAAACGGGGAATTCCACACTTTTGTGTTCGACGGTCCTATTTTTAAAAAACCTGTAAATTTTGAGATTGGGGAAAAAATATTAAAGTCGTATTCCCCTTCAAAAAATCAAGACGACTCCTGTTTTCAAGATGACGATGAAATTACTTGGGATACTTCTTTTTGGTATTGCGATTTGGTAGGATAA
- the aroQ gene encoding type II 3-dehydroquinate dehydratase, with the protein MKLLLLNGPNLNLLGKREPEIYGSQTFEDYLEKLQQKFKDIQIEYYQSNIEGEIINKLHEVGFDYDGVILNAGAYTHTSVGIGDAIKGISTPVVEVHISNTFGRETFRHQSYISPNAKGVILGFGMQSYDLAIQSFL; encoded by the coding sequence ATGAAATTACTTCTCTTAAATGGCCCAAATTTAAATCTCTTAGGAAAACGTGAGCCCGAAATTTACGGTTCCCAGACTTTTGAAGACTATCTTGAAAAGCTTCAGCAAAAATTTAAGGATATTCAAATAGAATACTATCAATCTAATATAGAAGGTGAAATTATCAATAAGCTGCATGAAGTAGGGTTTGATTATGATGGGGTTATTTTAAATGCAGGGGCTTATACACATACGTCCGTTGGCATTGGCGATGCAATAAAAGGTATTTCAACCCCTGTTGTTGAGGTTCATATTTCCAACACCTTTGGAAGAGAAACCTTTCGGCATCAATCGTATATTTCTCCAAATGCCAAGGGGGTTATCCTTGGGTTTGGAATGCAAAGCTACGATTTGGCGATACAAAGTTTTTTATAA
- a CDS encoding porin family protein — protein sequence MKKLFLTALALTAFAISANAQDFKIGAKAGLNIAHLRGDDAEEFGSRTSFVAGAVAQFPISEKFSFQPELLYSAQGAKEGNETLKFDYLNVPLMGKYYVADGFSIQAGPQVGFLLSAKAKGEEGDVSAEIDVKDELKNLDFGLNFGLGYEFQNGLFIDGRYNLGLSNIVEDDDVEEVYNGVFQFTLGYFFF from the coding sequence ATGAAAAAATTATTTTTAACCGCATTAGCCCTAACTGCTTTTGCAATTTCAGCAAACGCCCAAGATTTTAAAATAGGCGCCAAAGCAGGTTTAAACATTGCTCATCTACGTGGGGATGATGCTGAAGAATTTGGTTCTCGGACTTCTTTTGTGGCGGGGGCAGTTGCACAATTTCCAATTTCCGAAAAGTTCTCTTTTCAACCAGAATTATTGTACTCGGCTCAAGGAGCTAAAGAAGGGAACGAAACATTGAAGTTTGATTACTTAAATGTGCCCTTAATGGGAAAATATTATGTTGCAGATGGCTTTAGTATTCAAGCCGGACCTCAAGTAGGTTTTCTATTATCTGCCAAAGCTAAAGGTGAAGAAGGGGATGTTTCAGCTGAAATTGACGTAAAGGACGAATTAAAAAATTTAGATTTTGGTTTGAATTTTGGATTGGGTTACGAATTCCAAAATGGCCTTTTTATAGATGGAAGATATAACTTGGGTTTAAGTAATATTGTTGAAGACGATGATGTTGAAGAGGTATACAACGGTGTTTTTCAATTTACTTTAGGATATTTCTTCTTTTAA
- a CDS encoding porin family protein — protein sequence MKNYFFIAIALVAFSFSSHAQDIRLGAKGGFNFANFRGDDADDAEVRTSFFVGGLAEFKFSEKFAFQPEILYSSQGAEGDFGGEDNIKAKLGYINFPLMGKYFVTDAFSVEVGPQVGVLVSKEWEANGDDSSLSVDPDDFYKDIDFGLNFGVGYEFSNGIFLTGRYNLGLSNVVDDGDDFDFEQKNGVWQVGAGFFF from the coding sequence ATGAAAAATTACTTTTTTATTGCCATAGCGCTTGTAGCGTTTTCTTTTAGTTCGCATGCACAGGATATAAGATTGGGTGCAAAAGGTGGATTTAACTTTGCCAATTTTCGCGGCGATGATGCTGATGACGCTGAGGTAAGAACTTCATTCTTTGTAGGAGGTTTAGCAGAATTTAAATTTTCTGAAAAATTTGCGTTCCAACCAGAAATCTTATACTCTTCTCAAGGGGCTGAAGGAGATTTTGGAGGGGAAGATAATATAAAGGCCAAATTGGGATATATTAATTTTCCATTAATGGGAAAGTACTTTGTTACAGACGCTTTTAGCGTAGAAGTGGGGCCTCAAGTTGGAGTTTTGGTTTCAAAGGAATGGGAAGCTAATGGCGATGACAGTTCTTTATCTGTCGATCCAGATGATTTCTATAAAGATATAGACTTCGGATTGAATTTTGGAGTGGGTTATGAATTTTCAAACGGAATTTTCCTAACAGGAAGATACAATTTAGGACTTTCTAATGTGGTTGACGATGGCGACGATTTCGATTTCGAACAAAAGAACGGTGTTTGGCAAGTAGGTGCTGGATTCTTTTTCTAG
- the xerD gene encoding site-specific tyrosine recombinase XerD: MKWNHALKDYENYLKIERGLSKNSVTNYCLDIQKLISFLEQNNMAVSPIQISTENLQEFIYETAKTINPRSQARLISGLKSFFNYLIFEDYRKDNPTELIESPKVGRKLPDTLAEDEIDALIAAIDLSTPEGERNRTMLETLYSCGLRVSELVALKISDLFFEEGFIKVSGKGDKQRFVPIANTTIKYIAIYINEVRPHINIQKGFEDFVFLNRRGKSLTRAMVFTVIKNATVKAGIKKNVSPHTFRHSFATHLLQNGADLRAIQQMLGHESITTTEVYMHLNRNDLARVIDKHHPRKDF, from the coding sequence ATGAAATGGAACCATGCCCTTAAAGATTATGAGAATTATTTAAAGATAGAAAGGGGACTGTCTAAAAACTCGGTAACCAATTACTGTTTAGACATCCAAAAACTCATATCCTTTCTTGAACAGAACAACATGGCAGTTTCCCCGATTCAAATTTCTACGGAAAACCTTCAGGAATTTATTTACGAAACTGCAAAAACCATTAATCCGCGTTCCCAGGCACGGTTAATTTCTGGACTCAAAAGTTTTTTTAACTACCTAATTTTTGAAGATTACCGAAAAGACAACCCCACCGAATTAATAGAATCTCCCAAAGTGGGGCGCAAACTCCCAGATACCCTTGCAGAAGATGAAATAGATGCCCTTATTGCGGCCATAGATTTAAGCACTCCCGAAGGGGAACGAAACCGAACAATGCTCGAGACCTTATACAGTTGCGGATTGCGGGTTTCGGAGCTGGTAGCTCTTAAAATTTCTGATCTTTTCTTTGAAGAGGGCTTTATTAAGGTAAGCGGGAAAGGAGACAAGCAACGCTTTGTACCAATTGCAAATACCACGATTAAATACATCGCTATTTATATCAACGAAGTTAGGCCACATATTAATATTCAAAAAGGATTTGAAGATTTTGTTTTTTTGAATAGAAGGGGAAAAAGCCTTACCCGCGCCATGGTTTTTACGGTTATTAAGAACGCTACCGTAAAAGCAGGCATTAAAAAAAATGTGAGTCCGCATACCTTTAGACATTCTTTTGCTACCCATTTGCTGCAAAACGGAGCCGACCTCCGCGCCATACAACAAATGCTCGGGCATGAAAGCATCACCACTACCGAGGTTTATATGCACCTTAACCGTAATGATCTTGCTCGGGTAATCGACAAGCACCATCCCAGAAAGGATTTTTAA
- a CDS encoding aldo/keto reductase, translated as MKFYTLKNDRKLPAIGLGTWKSDPGKVGEAVIEAIKVGYRHIDCAAVYGNEAEIGEALNKAFADGLVKREDLWITSKLWNNAHEKDKVIPALQKTLNDLQLDYLDLYLIHWPVAFKEGVGFPEKAEDFLSLEEVPIIETWKKMEEAHEKGMVKSIGVSNFSIEKLKDLLVDANLQPEVNQVELHPLLQQEELLEFCDNNSIILTGYSPLGSGDRSQDMKKDDEPNLLENETIIEIAKEHDCSPAQVLISWHLSRGTAVIPKSTNPKRIKENLESYDVELTEKNVSAIRKLNEHYRYVDGKFFEMEGSPYHNIYDE; from the coding sequence ATGAAATTTTATACATTAAAAAATGACAGAAAGTTACCAGCTATTGGTTTAGGAACGTGGAAATCTGATCCCGGAAAAGTAGGAGAAGCCGTTATCGAAGCTATAAAAGTTGGTTACAGACATATTGACTGCGCAGCAGTTTACGGTAATGAAGCAGAAATAGGTGAAGCCCTAAACAAAGCATTTGCCGATGGTTTGGTAAAAAGGGAAGATTTATGGATTACCTCCAAACTTTGGAATAACGCCCATGAAAAGGACAAGGTAATCCCTGCATTGCAAAAAACCCTGAACGACTTACAATTGGATTATCTGGATCTCTATCTCATTCATTGGCCTGTGGCTTTTAAAGAAGGCGTAGGTTTCCCAGAAAAGGCAGAAGATTTTTTATCTTTAGAAGAAGTTCCCATTATAGAAACGTGGAAAAAGATGGAGGAAGCTCATGAAAAGGGTATGGTAAAAAGTATTGGCGTATCCAACTTCAGTATAGAAAAATTAAAAGACCTTTTGGTAGATGCCAATTTACAGCCAGAGGTAAACCAAGTAGAGTTACACCCGCTTTTGCAACAGGAAGAATTGTTGGAATTTTGCGACAATAACTCCATTATCTTAACAGGATATTCACCTTTAGGTTCTGGAGATCGCTCGCAAGACATGAAAAAAGATGACGAACCGAATTTATTGGAAAACGAGACTATTATTGAAATTGCCAAAGAGCACGATTGTTCGCCAGCACAGGTTCTTATCTCTTGGCATTTAAGCAGGGGAACGGCAGTAATTCCGAAGTCCACCAACCCTAAAAGGATAAAAGAGAATTTAGAAAGTTACGATGTAGAGCTTACCGAAAAGAATGTAAGCGCTATTAGAAAACTAAATGAACACTATCGATATGTAGATGGTAAGTTCTTTGAAATGGAAGGAAGCCCCTACCATAACATTTACGACGAGTAG
- a CDS encoding rhodanese-like domain-containing protein: MNVKSFIFFLLTISFQQMTAQVKQMEIANFQGAHTADVVLIDVRTPEEFEGGHLKQAKNIDYRAPGFVKAVSKIDASKKIYLYCKAGGRSAKASKVLDSLGYTNVTNLDGGFDAWSESGGEVVKNKR, from the coding sequence ATGAACGTTAAAAGTTTTATTTTTTTTCTGCTGACAATTTCTTTTCAGCAGATGACCGCACAAGTGAAGCAAATGGAGATTGCCAATTTTCAAGGTGCCCATACAGCCGATGTGGTTTTAATAGATGTGCGCACTCCTGAAGAGTTTGAAGGCGGACACCTTAAACAAGCTAAAAATATCGATTACCGAGCTCCTGGCTTCGTAAAGGCAGTTTCGAAAATTGATGCCTCAAAAAAGATTTATCTTTATTGTAAAGCAGGAGGGAGAAGTGCAAAAGCATCTAAGGTGTTGGATTCTTTGGGTTATACAAATGTAACCAATCTAGACGGTGGGTTCGATGCATGGAGCGAAAGCGGCGGTGAAGTAGTTAAAAATAAGCGGTAA
- a CDS encoding sigma-70 family RNA polymerase sigma factor, which yields MAKNQLDPSKWVDLYADYLFNYTISRVNDSIVAEDLVQETFLAGLKSAKNFKGEAAERTWLISILKRKIIDHYRKINSKKGKAEVKMGFSNREDEEGDWLEDRVADPFDMNAEDTLQNEELGVAIQECLMKLPKKQADVFIKKTIQGMDTEDICKELNISASNLWVIIHRARTALMDCLENNWFKK from the coding sequence GTGGCTAAGAACCAACTTGATCCTTCAAAATGGGTAGATCTCTATGCAGACTATCTTTTTAATTATACCATTTCTCGCGTAAACGATAGTATCGTAGCAGAAGATTTGGTACAAGAAACCTTTTTGGCTGGTTTAAAATCTGCTAAAAATTTTAAAGGGGAAGCTGCAGAACGCACTTGGTTGATTTCTATACTGAAAAGAAAAATTATAGATCATTATAGAAAAATAAATTCCAAAAAAGGGAAAGCTGAAGTAAAAATGGGCTTTTCCAATAGAGAAGATGAAGAGGGCGATTGGCTGGAAGACCGGGTGGCAGACCCATTTGATATGAATGCGGAAGACACCCTGCAAAATGAAGAATTGGGTGTTGCCATACAGGAATGCCTGATGAAATTGCCAAAAAAACAAGCAGATGTTTTTATAAAAAAAACAATTCAAGGCATGGATACCGAAGATATTTGTAAAGAATTAAATATCTCTGCGTCTAATTTATGGGTGATAATCCACAGGGCCAGAACCGCTTTAATGGATTGTTTAGAAAATAATTGGTTTAAAAAATGA
- the gcvP gene encoding aminomethyl-transferring glycine dehydrogenase produces the protein MKTDSFVTRHIGPQEDDLNTMFSTVGVNNMDELLYETFPDGIRLKSDLDLPEAMTEYEYLAHLKQLAAKNKVFKTYIGLGYHESITPSVIKRNILENPGWYTAYTPYQAEIAQGRLEALLNFQTMICDLTGMELANASLLDEGSAAAEAMSMLFGARSRDQKKSNINKFFVSEEVLPQTLSVLKSHASPLEIELVVGDHTSFDFSEDYFGAFLQYPGKYGAIFNYSEFVSKANEKGIKVAFAADILSLVNLTPPGEFGAEVVVGTTQRFGIPLGYGGPHAAFFATKDAYKRNIPGRIIGVTKDMDGNRALRMALQTREQHIKRDKATSNICTAQVLLAVMAGMYAVYHGPKGLKYIADKVHNSATALSKALADLGYDQLNDSYFDTILVKADARNVKSIAELEDVNFLYVDGDKVAISLNEATTLKDLNAIVQIFADAAGKNTIKIEKLIENTAILNGTARVSPFLENEVFNSYHSETALMRYIKKLERKDLALNHSMISLGSCTMKLNAASEMLPLSWDEWGNIHPFVPVEQAQGYQEVLKTLEEQLNVITGFAGTSLQPNSGAQGEYAGLLVIRAYHASRNESHRNICLIPASAHGTNPASAVLAGMTVVVTKTDDKGNIDIEDLREKAEKYKENLAALMVTYPSTHGVFESSIKEITQLIHDNGGQVYMDGANMNAQVGLTNPATIGADVCHLNLHKTFAIPHGGGGPGVGPICVAEHLVQFLPSNPVIKTGGENAIDAISAAPWGSSLVCLISYGYIKMLGAKGLKQVTSTAILNANYIKNRLSGSFDVLYTGEKGRAAHEMIIDCRPFKAKGIEVTDIAKRLIDYGFHAPTVSFPVAGTMMIEPTESENLAELDRFCDALIAITKEIEELEEGDNNNVLKNAPHTLKMVTANNWEFPYSREKAAFPMEYIADNKFWPTVRRVDEAYGDRNLMCTCAPIEEYMEA, from the coding sequence ATGAAAACAGATTCTTTTGTTACCCGCCATATTGGCCCACAAGAAGATGATTTAAACACCATGTTTTCTACAGTTGGTGTAAATAACATGGATGAGCTTCTCTATGAAACCTTTCCAGATGGAATCCGATTAAAGTCGGATTTAGATCTTCCGGAAGCGATGACAGAATATGAGTATTTGGCGCATTTAAAACAGCTTGCGGCTAAAAACAAAGTATTTAAAACCTATATCGGTTTAGGATACCATGAGTCTATCACACCTTCGGTAATCAAGAGAAACATTTTGGAAAATCCGGGTTGGTATACCGCTTACACTCCTTATCAAGCAGAAATTGCTCAAGGAAGGTTGGAAGCTTTATTAAACTTCCAAACCATGATTTGCGACCTTACCGGAATGGAGTTGGCCAATGCTTCCCTTTTAGATGAAGGTTCTGCTGCCGCAGAAGCCATGTCGATGTTATTTGGGGCAAGAAGCAGGGATCAAAAGAAAAGCAACATCAATAAGTTTTTTGTTTCCGAAGAAGTTTTACCACAAACCCTATCGGTTTTAAAATCACATGCCTCGCCATTAGAGATAGAATTGGTTGTAGGAGACCATACATCTTTTGATTTTTCTGAGGATTATTTTGGAGCTTTTCTGCAATATCCAGGGAAATATGGAGCTATTTTTAATTATTCAGAATTTGTTTCAAAAGCAAACGAAAAAGGAATAAAAGTGGCTTTTGCTGCAGATATTTTAAGCTTGGTAAACCTTACCCCTCCAGGGGAATTTGGGGCAGAAGTAGTTGTGGGAACTACTCAACGTTTTGGTATCCCTTTGGGATATGGAGGTCCGCATGCCGCTTTTTTCGCAACTAAAGATGCTTACAAAAGAAATATTCCCGGTAGAATAATAGGTGTTACCAAAGATATGGACGGCAACCGTGCCCTCCGCATGGCATTGCAAACTAGGGAACAACATATTAAAAGGGACAAAGCCACATCCAACATTTGTACCGCTCAAGTTTTACTAGCGGTGATGGCTGGAATGTATGCGGTTTACCACGGCCCTAAAGGACTTAAATATATTGCTGATAAAGTACACAATTCTGCCACAGCGCTTTCTAAGGCACTAGCGGATTTAGGTTACGATCAGCTGAACGATTCTTATTTTGATACTATTTTAGTTAAAGCAGATGCTCGAAATGTTAAGAGCATTGCAGAACTGGAAGATGTAAACTTTTTATATGTAGATGGCGATAAGGTGGCCATTTCCCTAAATGAAGCAACTACGTTAAAAGATTTGAATGCTATCGTTCAGATTTTTGCCGATGCAGCTGGGAAAAATACGATTAAAATTGAAAAGCTTATAGAAAATACAGCCATTCTAAATGGAACGGCACGTGTTTCTCCGTTCTTGGAAAACGAAGTATTTAATTCGTATCATTCCGAAACGGCCCTCATGCGTTATATCAAGAAATTAGAGCGTAAAGATTTAGCTTTAAATCATTCTATGATTTCCTTGGGATCTTGTACCATGAAGTTGAATGCCGCTTCTGAAATGCTCCCTCTTAGTTGGGATGAATGGGGAAATATTCACCCATTTGTACCGGTAGAGCAAGCGCAGGGGTATCAAGAAGTATTAAAGACACTTGAAGAGCAATTAAACGTAATTACTGGTTTTGCTGGTACGTCGCTTCAGCCAAATTCTGGTGCTCAAGGGGAATACGCCGGTTTGTTGGTAATTCGTGCATATCACGCATCCCGCAACGAATCGCACCGAAATATCTGTTTAATCCCTGCTTCTGCCCATGGTACCAATCCTGCATCAGCAGTATTAGCTGGTATGACAGTAGTGGTTACCAAAACAGACGACAAAGGAAATATCGATATAGAAGATCTGCGGGAAAAAGCAGAAAAATATAAAGAAAATCTAGCTGCATTGATGGTTACTTATCCTTCAACGCACGGTGTTTTTGAGTCTTCCATTAAAGAAATCACTCAATTGATACACGACAACGGCGGACAGGTTTATATGGATGGTGCCAATATGAATGCTCAAGTGGGACTTACCAATCCTGCAACTATTGGGGCAGATGTTTGTCATTTAAACCTTCATAAAACTTTTGCCATACCACATGGTGGTGGTGGTCCCGGTGTTGGCCCAATCTGCGTCGCAGAACATTTAGTACAGTTTTTACCATCGAACCCGGTAATTAAAACAGGTGGTGAAAATGCTATTGATGCCATTTCTGCTGCACCATGGGGAAGCTCTTTAGTATGCCTTATCTCTTATGGATATATAAAAATGTTGGGGGCCAAAGGGTTAAAACAAGTAACCAGTACCGCTATCTTAAATGCCAATTATATTAAGAACAGGCTCAGCGGATCTTTTGACGTGCTTTACACTGGAGAAAAAGGAAGAGCCGCCCACGAGATGATTATCGACTGTCGCCCGTTTAAAGCTAAAGGTATCGAGGTAACCGATATTGCGAAACGACTTATCGATTATGGTTTCCATGCACCAACGGTTTCCTTCCCAGTAGCTGGAACCATGATGATTGAACCTACGGAAAGTGAAAACTTAGCAGAACTCGATCGTTTTTGTGATGCTTTAATAGCTATTACCAAGGAGATTGAAGAACTGGAAGAAGGAGATAACAATAACGTTTTAAAGAACGCTCCACATACCTTGAAAATGGTAACGGCCAACAATTGGGAGTTTCCATATTCTAGGGAGAAAGCGGCATTTCCAATGGAATATATTGCAGATAATAAGTTTTGGCCTACCGTTAGACGTGTAGACGAAGCCTATGGAGATCGTAATTTAATGTGTACTTGCGCTCCTATAGAAGAATATATGGAAGCTTAA
- a CDS encoding 3-oxoacyl-ACP synthase III family protein, translating to MNIKITGTGCYIPSQVTPNSSFSAHHFLNTDGSVFNNTNEVIIEKFKTITGIEKRRYVADEFTTSDIAYLAAEKAIEDAGIDKETLDYIIVAHNFGDIKKGSTQTDCVPSIASRVKNFLKIKNPKCVGYDVLFGCPGWIEGVVQAQAFIKAGIAKKCLVIGAETLSRVVDIHDRDSMIYSDGAGATVIEATEEEGGLLSHLSATYAEDEAYYLFFGNSYNKDCNDNTKYIKMYGRKIYEFAVTHVPTAMKECLDDSGVSIDEVKKIFIHQANEKMDEAILKRFYRLYKKEIPEGIMPMNIHEMGNSSVATIPTLFDSVKKGMIKNQEVNKGDVVIFASVGAGMNVNALIYKI from the coding sequence ATGAATATAAAAATAACCGGCACAGGATGTTATATCCCCTCACAAGTAACTCCAAACAGCTCCTTTTCTGCACACCACTTTTTAAATACAGATGGCAGTGTTTTCAATAATACCAATGAGGTGATTATCGAAAAATTCAAGACCATAACTGGTATTGAAAAAAGAAGGTACGTCGCAGATGAGTTTACCACATCAGACATCGCTTATTTAGCTGCTGAAAAGGCAATTGAAGACGCCGGTATCGATAAAGAAACGCTCGATTATATCATTGTGGCACATAATTTTGGTGACATTAAAAAGGGCTCTACCCAAACCGATTGTGTCCCCAGTATTGCCTCTAGGGTAAAAAACTTTCTAAAAATTAAAAATCCGAAATGTGTCGGGTACGACGTTCTTTTTGGTTGTCCTGGATGGATTGAAGGGGTGGTGCAAGCTCAAGCCTTTATAAAAGCGGGAATCGCCAAAAAATGCCTCGTTATCGGTGCCGAAACACTTTCCAGGGTAGTCGATATCCATGACCGAGATTCCATGATTTATTCTGATGGTGCGGGTGCAACGGTTATTGAGGCTACCGAGGAAGAGGGCGGACTCCTATCCCATCTTTCCGCTACCTATGCAGAGGACGAAGCTTATTATCTTTTCTTCGGAAATTCTTACAATAAAGACTGCAACGACAATACCAAATACATTAAAATGTACGGTAGAAAAATTTATGAGTTTGCAGTTACCCACGTTCCAACCGCCATGAAGGAATGTTTGGATGACAGCGGAGTCTCCATAGACGAAGTGAAAAAAATCTTCATCCACCAAGCCAACGAAAAAATGGATGAAGCGATTCTAAAACGGTTCTACAGACTATATAAAAAAGAAATCCCAGAAGGCATTATGCCCATGAACATCCATGAGATGGGAAACAGTTCCGTGGCAACCATCCCTACCCTCTTCGATTCGGTTAAAAAAGGAATGATAAAAAATCAAGAAGTTAATAAAGGAGATGTTGTTATATTTGCAAGTGTAGGCGCTGGAATGAATGTAAATGCGCTCATTTATAAAATATAA